In Ipomoea triloba cultivar NCNSP0323 chromosome 7, ASM357664v1, a single genomic region encodes these proteins:
- the LOC116025078 gene encoding alpha-glucan water dikinase, chloroplastic-like isoform X2, whose product MSNSLWSNLLHQRFLPSSLLEYRSRIGSPSYLGGSSLFQSQVNSQKRKPPFLTELCTDRFALQKKKFPMAHKPSVSGSIQAKLATNPSSEIGEKFNLEGNMELQVDVKPPTSGHVLVDFKVTSSSKGLFLHWGAIKSGKDRWVLPHHRPNGTIVYKNRALRTPLVQSGSYAVLRLDIDDPAIQAIEFVIYHEPQNKWIKNSDNNFHVKIPPREPQRPLRLPRSNVSVTEDLVQMQAYLRWERKGKQTYNPQQEKEEYEAARTELLEEITRGTSIVDIRARLMKKNDKVELKEQAPAKTKGTLPIELVQTQAYIRWEKAGKPFYSSVEQNKEFEEAKKELQLELEKGISLEELRKKVVKGEIQTKVAKKQEKRHYSSMEKIQRKKRDVAQLINKDASGEQILGAAQVLSRIERFSKSKEGQVDGPIITKKIYKIGNSELMVLVAKPSGKTKVYLATDLNEPVILHWALSRKPGEWLAPPANVLPYGSVSSHHYAETQFSSCVSDNLSDRIQSLEIGIGDGDFTGMPFVLLSGRNWIKDRGSDFYVDFSTQPKQDGEGTAKALLDKIANMESEAQKSFMHRFNIAADLVTEATNAGELGFAAILVWMRFMATRQLIWNKNYNVKPREISRSQDRLTDMLQDVYISCPQYRGLLHMIMSTVGRGGEGDVGQRIRDEILVIQRKNDCKGGMMEEWHQKLHNNTSPDDIVICQALIDYLNSDFDISIYWKTLNSNGITKERLLSYDRAIHSEPNFRRNQKEGLLHDLGSYMRTLKAVHSGADLESAIGNCMGYKAEGEGFMVGVHINPVSGLPSGFRELLQFILNHVEDNNVEALLEGLLEAREELRPLLSGPNNRLKDLLFLDIALDSTVRTAVERGYEELNASNPEKIIYFISLVLENLALSVDDNEDFVYCLKGWNQALSMSKSGNNSWALFAKSVLDRTRLALASKAEWYHHLLQPSAEYLGSKLGVDQWAVSIFTEEIIRAGSAASLSSLINRLDPVLRQTAQLGSWQIISPVEAVGYIVVVDDLLSVQNKSYDKPTILVAKNVKGEEEIPDGTTAVLTPDMPDVLSHVSVRARNGKVCFATCFDPNILAELQAKEGRVLSLKPTSADIVYSEVKDDDILRSIDITDGDSSQSLTLVKKHFAGRYAIVSQEFTSELVGAKSRNIASLKGKVPSWIGIPTSVAIPFGVFEQVLSDTTNQGVATKLQVLKKRLSEGEFSILGEIRKTVLELSAPSQLVKELKDKMKSSGMPWPGDESPKRWEQAWMAIKKVWASKWNERAYFSTRKVKLDHDYLCMAVLVQEIINADYAFVIHTTNPSTGDSSEIYAEVVKGLGETLVGAYPGRAMSFACKKNDLSSPQVLGYPSKPTGLFIRPSIIFRSDSNGEDLEGYAGAGLYDSVAIDEAEKVVLDYSCDPLITDSNFRQSILSGIVSAGRVIEELNGSPQDIEGVVKDSKIYVVQTRPQM is encoded by the exons ATGAGCAATTCGTTATGGAGTAACTTGTTGCACCAGAGATTCCTTCCCTCTTCGTTATTGGAATATCGGAGTAGAATCGGCTCCCCTTCGTATCTTGGGGGTAGTTCCTTGTTTCAGTCTCAAGTGAATTCACAAAAACGGAAACCCCCTTTTTTAACTGAGTTATGCACTGATAGATTTGCTCTGCAGAAAAAGAAATTTCCGATGGCACACAAGCCTTCTGTTTCTGGTTCTATTCAGGCCAAGTTAGCCACCAATCCTTCTTCTgag ATTGGTGAGAAATTCAACCTTGAAGGGAATATGGAACTCCAG GTTGATGTTAAGCCCCCCACTTCAGGTCATGTCCTGGTTGATTTTAAAGTTACCAGCAGCAGCAAGGGCTTGTTTCTTCATTGGGGTGCGATAAAATCTGGAAAGGA CAGGTGGGTTCTTCCTCATCATCGTCCAAATGGAACCATAGTATATAAGAACAGAGCACTTCGAACTCCTCTTGTGCAA TCTGGCTCCTATGCTGTTTTGAGATTGGATATTGATGATCCTGCAATACAAGCCATAGAGTTTGTTATATATCACGAACCCCAGAATAAATG GATAAAAAATAGTGACAATAACTTCCATGTTAAAATTCCCCCAAGAGAGCCACAGAGGCCTCTGAGACTGCCACGGTCCAATGTTTCAGTTACGGAAGATCTTGTGCAGATGCAGGCATACTTGAGGTGGGAGAGGAAAGGAAAACAAACCTACAACCCTCAGCAAGAGAAG GAGGAATATGAAGCAGCAAGAACTGAACTTTTAGAGGAAATAACAAGGGGTACTTCCATAGTAGACATTCGAGCACGATTAATGAAGAAGAATGACAAAGTTGAACTCAAGGAGCAGGCTCCTGCCAAAACAAAGGGCACTTTACCTATAGAGCTTGTGCAAACACAAGCATATATACGTTGGGAGAAAGCAGGAAAACCATTCTATTCTTCGGTTGAACAAAAT AAAGAATTTgaagaagcaaagaaagaaTTGCAACTTGAACTTGAGAAAGGCATTTCACTTGAAGAGTTGCGGAAGAAGGTTGTAAAAGGAGAAATACAAACTAAGGTTGCCAAGAAACAAGAGAAAAGGCATTATTCCAGCATGGAAAAGATTCAGAGGAAGAAAAGAGATGTGGCTCAACTTATCAACAAGGATGCTTCAGGGGAACAGATATTGGGTGCAGCTCAAGTATTATCCAGGATTGAGCGTTTTTCCAAGTCTAAGGAAGGACAGGTTGATGGCCCTATAATAACCAAGAAAATATATAAGATTGGTAACAGTGAACTCATG GTACTTGTAGCAAAACCCTCTGGTAAGACAAAAGTTTATCTGGCTACGGATCTCAATGAGCCTGTTATTCTTCATTGGGCATTATCCAGAAAACCTGGAGAGTGGTTG GCACCACCTGCAAATGTATTGCCTTATGGATCAGTTTCCTCACATCATTATGCTGAAACCCAATTCTCAAGCTGTGTTTCAGATAATCTGTCTGATAGA ATCCAATCCTTAGAAATTGGAATTGGGGATGGAGATTTCACTGGCATGCCATTTGTTCTTTTGTCTGGTAGAAACTGGATAAAAGACAGGGGTTCAGACTTTTATGTTGACTTTAGTACTCAACCTAAGCAG GATGGTGAGGGAACGGCAAAGGCTTTGTTAGATAAAATTGCAAATATGGAAAGTGAAGCTCAGAAGTCCTTCATGCACAG GTTTAATATTGCAGCTGACTTGGTAACAGAAGCGACAAATGCCGGTGAGCTAGGTTTTGCCGCAATCCTTGTGTGGATGCGGTTTATGGCTACAAGACAGCTTATATGGAACAAAAACTACAATGTAAAGCCACG TGAGATCAGCAGATCTCAGGACAGGCTGACAGATATGCTGCAGGATGTTTACATAAGTTGTCCACAGTACCGTGGATTATTGCACATGATTATGTCGACTGTGGGGCGTGGAGGAGAAGGAGATGTAGGGCAGCGCATAAGGGATGAAATACTGGTTATTCAG AGGAAGAATGATTGCAAAGGTGGAATGATGGAAGAATGGCACCAGAAACTGCATAACAACACTAGCCCTGATGACATTGTGATCTGCCAG GCATTAATTGACTATCTCAACAGTGATTTTGATATTAGTATTTATTGGAAAACCCTGAATTCCAATGGAATTACAAAAGAGCGCCTACTAAGTTATGATCGTGCTATCCATTCTGAACCAAATTTTAGAAGAAACCAAAAGGAAGGCCTCTTACATGATCTTGGAAGCTATATGAGAACATTGAAG GCAGTCCATTCAGGTGCTGATCTTGAGTCCGCCATAGGAAATTGCATGGGATACAAAGCTGAG GGTGAAGGCTTCATGGTTGGTGTGCATATAAATCCAGTATCAGGCTTGCCATCAGGATTTCGG GAGTTGCTTCAGTTCATCTTAAATCATGTGGAAGATAATAATGTGGAAGCTCTCCTTGAG GGTTTGCTAGAGGCTCGTGAAGAGCTTAGGCCATTGCTTTCCGGACCAAACAACCGCCTGAAGGATCTTCTATTTCTGGACATTGCCCTTGACTCTACTGTGAGGACAGCTGTAGAAAGGGGGTATGAGGAACTGAATGCTTCTAATCCGGAG aaaattatttatttcatcTCCCTTGTTCTTGAGAATCTTGCACTCTCTGTGGATGATAATGAAGATTTTGTCTATTGCTTAAAG GGATGGAACCAAGCACTGAGCATGTCAAAAAGTGGAAATAATTCCTGGGCTTTATTTGCTAAATCAGTCCTTGACAGAACCCGGCTTGCTCTTGCAAGCAAAGCAGAGTGGTACCATCATCTATTGCAACCATCTGCAGAATACCTTGGATCAAAACTGGGGGTTGATCAATGGGCA GTGAGCATATTCACTGAAGAAATAATACGTGCTGGATCAGCTGCTTCCTTATCCTCACTTATTAATCGACTTGATCCTGTTCTTCGACAAACAGCTCAATTGGGAAG TTGGCAAATCATCAGCCCTGTTGAGGCTGTTGGTTACATTGTTGTTGTGGATGACTTGCTCTCTGTTCAAAACAAATCTTATGACAAACCGACAATTTTGGTAGCAAAAAATGTGAAAGGGGAAGAGGAAATTCCTGATGGTACAACTGCAGTGCTAACGCCAGACATGCCAGATGTTCTTTCTCATGTTTCGGTTAGAGCAAGAAATGGCAAG GTTTGCTTCGCAACATGCTTTGATCCTAATATTCTGGCTGAACTTCAAGCAAAAGAAGGAAGGGTTTTGAGCTTAAAGCCTACATCAGCAGATATAGTCTATAG TGAGGTGAAAGATGATGATATCCTGAGATCAATTGATATTACAGATGGTGACTCTTCACAATCTTTGACATTGGTAAAAAAACATTTTGCTGGTAGATATGCAATAGTATCTCAGGAATTTACAAGTGAATTG GTTGGAGCTAAATCACGCAATATAGCTAGTTTGAAGGGAAAGGTACCATCTTGGATTGGGATTCCTACTTCAGTGGCCATACCATTTGGAGTTTTTGAACAAGTTCTTTCAGACACTACAAATCAG GGCGTGGCAACTAAATTGCAAGTTCTCAAGAAAAGATTATCTGAAGGAGAGTTCAGTATCCTTGGTGAAATCAGAAAAACAGTTTTAGAACTTTCTGCACCATCCCAACTG GTGAAAGAACTCAAAGACAAGATGAAAAGTTCTGGTATGCCTTGGCCTGGTGATGAAAGTCCAAAGCGGTGGGAACAAGCTTGGATGGCAATCAAAAAG GTGTGGGCTTCAAAGTGGAACGAGAGAGCATATTTTAGCACAAGGAAAGTGAAGCTCGATCATGATTATCTATGCATGGCTGTCCTTGTTCAAGAGATAATAAATGCTGATTATGCATTTGTTATCCATACAACTAACCCATCCACGGGAGATTCTTCTGAGATATATGCTGAG GTTGTCAAAGGCCTAGGGGAAACACTGGTTGGGGCTTATCCAGGTCGTGCTATGAGCTTTGCCTGCAAAAAGAATGATCTCAGCTCTCCTCAG GTACTAGGTTACCCAAGCAAACCCACAGGCCTCTTCATAAGGCCATCCATAATCTTCCGTTCAGACTCCAATGGCGAAGATTTAGAAGGTTATGCTGGGGCAGGGCTTTATGACAG CGTGGCAATTGATGAAGCGGAAAAAGTGGTACTGGACTACTCGTGTGATCCACTAATAACGGACTCCAATTTCCGTCAATCAATCCTCTCCGGAATCGTTAGTGCTGGGAGAGTGATTGAGGAGCTGAATGGATCTCCTCAAGACATTGAGGGTGTGGTGAAGGATTCCAAAATTTACGTCGTACAGACAAGACCACAGATGTGA
- the LOC116025078 gene encoding alpha-glucan water dikinase, chloroplastic-like isoform X4 gives MAHKPSVSGSIQAKLATNPSSEQIGEKFNLEGNMELQVDVKPPTSGHVLVDFKVTSSSKGLFLHWGAIKSGKDRWVLPHHRPNGTIVYKNRALRTPLVQSGSYAVLRLDIDDPAIQAIEFVIYHEPQNKWIKNSDNNFHVKIPPREPQRPLRLPRSNVSVTEDLVQMQAYLRWERKGKQTYNPQQEKEEYEAARTELLEEITRGTSIVDIRARLMKKNDKVELKEQAPAKTKGTLPIELVQTQAYIRWEKAGKPFYSSVEQNKEFEEAKKELQLELEKGISLEELRKKVVKGEIQTKVAKKQEKRHYSSMEKIQRKKRDVAQLINKDASGEQILGAAQVLSRIERFSKSKEGQVDGPIITKKIYKIGNSELMVLVAKPSGKTKVYLATDLNEPVILHWALSRKPGEWLAPPANVLPYGSVSSHHYAETQFSSCVSDNLSDRIQSLEIGIGDGDFTGMPFVLLSGRNWIKDRGSDFYVDFSTQPKQDGEGTAKALLDKIANMESEAQKSFMHRFNIAADLVTEATNAGELGFAAILVWMRFMATRQLIWNKNYNVKPREISRSQDRLTDMLQDVYISCPQYRGLLHMIMSTVGRGGEGDVGQRIRDEILVIQRKNDCKGGMMEEWHQKLHNNTSPDDIVICQALIDYLNSDFDISIYWKTLNSNGITKERLLSYDRAIHSEPNFRRNQKEGLLHDLGSYMRTLKAVHSGADLESAIGNCMGYKAEGEGFMVGVHINPVSGLPSGFRELLQFILNHVEDNNVEALLEGLLEAREELRPLLSGPNNRLKDLLFLDIALDSTVRTAVERGYEELNASNPEKIIYFISLVLENLALSVDDNEDFVYCLKGWNQALSMSKSGNNSWALFAKSVLDRTRLALASKAEWYHHLLQPSAEYLGSKLGVDQWAVSIFTEEIIRAGSAASLSSLINRLDPVLRQTAQLGSWQIISPVEAVGYIVVVDDLLSVQNKSYDKPTILVAKNVKGEEEIPDGTTAVLTPDMPDVLSHVSVRARNGKVCFATCFDPNILAELQAKEGRVLSLKPTSADIVYSEVKDDDILRSIDITDGDSSQSLTLVKKHFAGRYAIVSQEFTSELVGAKSRNIASLKGKVPSWIGIPTSVAIPFGVFEQVLSDTTNQGVATKLQVLKKRLSEGEFSILGEIRKTVLELSAPSQLVKELKDKMKSSGMPWPGDESPKRWEQAWMAIKKVWASKWNERAYFSTRKVKLDHDYLCMAVLVQEIINADYAFVIHTTNPSTGDSSEIYAEVVKGLGETLVGAYPGRAMSFACKKNDLSSPQVLGYPSKPTGLFIRPSIIFRSDSNGEDLEGYAGAGLYDSVAIDEAEKVVLDYSCDPLITDSNFRQSILSGIVSAGRVIEELNGSPQDIEGVVKDSKIYVVQTRPQM, from the exons ATGGCACACAAGCCTTCTGTTTCTGGTTCTATTCAGGCCAAGTTAGCCACCAATCCTTCTTCTgag CAGATTGGTGAGAAATTCAACCTTGAAGGGAATATGGAACTCCAG GTTGATGTTAAGCCCCCCACTTCAGGTCATGTCCTGGTTGATTTTAAAGTTACCAGCAGCAGCAAGGGCTTGTTTCTTCATTGGGGTGCGATAAAATCTGGAAAGGA CAGGTGGGTTCTTCCTCATCATCGTCCAAATGGAACCATAGTATATAAGAACAGAGCACTTCGAACTCCTCTTGTGCAA TCTGGCTCCTATGCTGTTTTGAGATTGGATATTGATGATCCTGCAATACAAGCCATAGAGTTTGTTATATATCACGAACCCCAGAATAAATG GATAAAAAATAGTGACAATAACTTCCATGTTAAAATTCCCCCAAGAGAGCCACAGAGGCCTCTGAGACTGCCACGGTCCAATGTTTCAGTTACGGAAGATCTTGTGCAGATGCAGGCATACTTGAGGTGGGAGAGGAAAGGAAAACAAACCTACAACCCTCAGCAAGAGAAG GAGGAATATGAAGCAGCAAGAACTGAACTTTTAGAGGAAATAACAAGGGGTACTTCCATAGTAGACATTCGAGCACGATTAATGAAGAAGAATGACAAAGTTGAACTCAAGGAGCAGGCTCCTGCCAAAACAAAGGGCACTTTACCTATAGAGCTTGTGCAAACACAAGCATATATACGTTGGGAGAAAGCAGGAAAACCATTCTATTCTTCGGTTGAACAAAAT AAAGAATTTgaagaagcaaagaaagaaTTGCAACTTGAACTTGAGAAAGGCATTTCACTTGAAGAGTTGCGGAAGAAGGTTGTAAAAGGAGAAATACAAACTAAGGTTGCCAAGAAACAAGAGAAAAGGCATTATTCCAGCATGGAAAAGATTCAGAGGAAGAAAAGAGATGTGGCTCAACTTATCAACAAGGATGCTTCAGGGGAACAGATATTGGGTGCAGCTCAAGTATTATCCAGGATTGAGCGTTTTTCCAAGTCTAAGGAAGGACAGGTTGATGGCCCTATAATAACCAAGAAAATATATAAGATTGGTAACAGTGAACTCATG GTACTTGTAGCAAAACCCTCTGGTAAGACAAAAGTTTATCTGGCTACGGATCTCAATGAGCCTGTTATTCTTCATTGGGCATTATCCAGAAAACCTGGAGAGTGGTTG GCACCACCTGCAAATGTATTGCCTTATGGATCAGTTTCCTCACATCATTATGCTGAAACCCAATTCTCAAGCTGTGTTTCAGATAATCTGTCTGATAGA ATCCAATCCTTAGAAATTGGAATTGGGGATGGAGATTTCACTGGCATGCCATTTGTTCTTTTGTCTGGTAGAAACTGGATAAAAGACAGGGGTTCAGACTTTTATGTTGACTTTAGTACTCAACCTAAGCAG GATGGTGAGGGAACGGCAAAGGCTTTGTTAGATAAAATTGCAAATATGGAAAGTGAAGCTCAGAAGTCCTTCATGCACAG GTTTAATATTGCAGCTGACTTGGTAACAGAAGCGACAAATGCCGGTGAGCTAGGTTTTGCCGCAATCCTTGTGTGGATGCGGTTTATGGCTACAAGACAGCTTATATGGAACAAAAACTACAATGTAAAGCCACG TGAGATCAGCAGATCTCAGGACAGGCTGACAGATATGCTGCAGGATGTTTACATAAGTTGTCCACAGTACCGTGGATTATTGCACATGATTATGTCGACTGTGGGGCGTGGAGGAGAAGGAGATGTAGGGCAGCGCATAAGGGATGAAATACTGGTTATTCAG AGGAAGAATGATTGCAAAGGTGGAATGATGGAAGAATGGCACCAGAAACTGCATAACAACACTAGCCCTGATGACATTGTGATCTGCCAG GCATTAATTGACTATCTCAACAGTGATTTTGATATTAGTATTTATTGGAAAACCCTGAATTCCAATGGAATTACAAAAGAGCGCCTACTAAGTTATGATCGTGCTATCCATTCTGAACCAAATTTTAGAAGAAACCAAAAGGAAGGCCTCTTACATGATCTTGGAAGCTATATGAGAACATTGAAG GCAGTCCATTCAGGTGCTGATCTTGAGTCCGCCATAGGAAATTGCATGGGATACAAAGCTGAG GGTGAAGGCTTCATGGTTGGTGTGCATATAAATCCAGTATCAGGCTTGCCATCAGGATTTCGG GAGTTGCTTCAGTTCATCTTAAATCATGTGGAAGATAATAATGTGGAAGCTCTCCTTGAG GGTTTGCTAGAGGCTCGTGAAGAGCTTAGGCCATTGCTTTCCGGACCAAACAACCGCCTGAAGGATCTTCTATTTCTGGACATTGCCCTTGACTCTACTGTGAGGACAGCTGTAGAAAGGGGGTATGAGGAACTGAATGCTTCTAATCCGGAG aaaattatttatttcatcTCCCTTGTTCTTGAGAATCTTGCACTCTCTGTGGATGATAATGAAGATTTTGTCTATTGCTTAAAG GGATGGAACCAAGCACTGAGCATGTCAAAAAGTGGAAATAATTCCTGGGCTTTATTTGCTAAATCAGTCCTTGACAGAACCCGGCTTGCTCTTGCAAGCAAAGCAGAGTGGTACCATCATCTATTGCAACCATCTGCAGAATACCTTGGATCAAAACTGGGGGTTGATCAATGGGCA GTGAGCATATTCACTGAAGAAATAATACGTGCTGGATCAGCTGCTTCCTTATCCTCACTTATTAATCGACTTGATCCTGTTCTTCGACAAACAGCTCAATTGGGAAG TTGGCAAATCATCAGCCCTGTTGAGGCTGTTGGTTACATTGTTGTTGTGGATGACTTGCTCTCTGTTCAAAACAAATCTTATGACAAACCGACAATTTTGGTAGCAAAAAATGTGAAAGGGGAAGAGGAAATTCCTGATGGTACAACTGCAGTGCTAACGCCAGACATGCCAGATGTTCTTTCTCATGTTTCGGTTAGAGCAAGAAATGGCAAG GTTTGCTTCGCAACATGCTTTGATCCTAATATTCTGGCTGAACTTCAAGCAAAAGAAGGAAGGGTTTTGAGCTTAAAGCCTACATCAGCAGATATAGTCTATAG TGAGGTGAAAGATGATGATATCCTGAGATCAATTGATATTACAGATGGTGACTCTTCACAATCTTTGACATTGGTAAAAAAACATTTTGCTGGTAGATATGCAATAGTATCTCAGGAATTTACAAGTGAATTG GTTGGAGCTAAATCACGCAATATAGCTAGTTTGAAGGGAAAGGTACCATCTTGGATTGGGATTCCTACTTCAGTGGCCATACCATTTGGAGTTTTTGAACAAGTTCTTTCAGACACTACAAATCAG GGCGTGGCAACTAAATTGCAAGTTCTCAAGAAAAGATTATCTGAAGGAGAGTTCAGTATCCTTGGTGAAATCAGAAAAACAGTTTTAGAACTTTCTGCACCATCCCAACTG GTGAAAGAACTCAAAGACAAGATGAAAAGTTCTGGTATGCCTTGGCCTGGTGATGAAAGTCCAAAGCGGTGGGAACAAGCTTGGATGGCAATCAAAAAG GTGTGGGCTTCAAAGTGGAACGAGAGAGCATATTTTAGCACAAGGAAAGTGAAGCTCGATCATGATTATCTATGCATGGCTGTCCTTGTTCAAGAGATAATAAATGCTGATTATGCATTTGTTATCCATACAACTAACCCATCCACGGGAGATTCTTCTGAGATATATGCTGAG GTTGTCAAAGGCCTAGGGGAAACACTGGTTGGGGCTTATCCAGGTCGTGCTATGAGCTTTGCCTGCAAAAAGAATGATCTCAGCTCTCCTCAG GTACTAGGTTACCCAAGCAAACCCACAGGCCTCTTCATAAGGCCATCCATAATCTTCCGTTCAGACTCCAATGGCGAAGATTTAGAAGGTTATGCTGGGGCAGGGCTTTATGACAG CGTGGCAATTGATGAAGCGGAAAAAGTGGTACTGGACTACTCGTGTGATCCACTAATAACGGACTCCAATTTCCGTCAATCAATCCTCTCCGGAATCGTTAGTGCTGGGAGAGTGATTGAGGAGCTGAATGGATCTCCTCAAGACATTGAGGGTGTGGTGAAGGATTCCAAAATTTACGTCGTACAGACAAGACCACAGATGTGA